The Methanosphaera sp. sequence TTCTTCTATTTCAAAGTACTCTGTTTTTATGTATTTGAGTAGATCTTCAATTCCTAGTAGTTGTCCAAGTAGTGTAAATGGTCCTACTACTCCTACTATTAATGGTACATCTGGATATTGCATGTTTATTTTATCCATTGCATCAAAGAGTATTTTCATACGTGATGAGTCTGTGAAGTTTTCTGGTATTTCTATGTCTTCTGGTTTGCTAAATGGTGATGATGCTACCTCCGGCATGTTTGATCCATCACGCATATCTATTTCACATCCAAATGATTGTGATTCTATTGTCATGTCAAATGGTATGTTTATTCCCTCAATTTTTGATGTATTATATGGTGCTGTTGCAAGTTTTACCATATCATCTACATTAAGGTGTGCTTCTGGAAATTGCACATCTAGATTTTGTCTGTATTTTATCAGATTTATTGTTGTTATTGGTGCTACTATTGTTTTTTCATTGTTGTTTTTATCATCTAGTATATCTGAAAATTTCTCTCTTAGTGTCATATTTATTATCTCACATCTAATTTTATTCGTCTTGTTTGTCTTCTTTTTCTTCTATTTCTGCTAGTTTTGCTTCCATTTTTGCAAATACTGTGTTTGCATCATATTCTCGTTTTCTTTCATCTCGTATATCATCTGGTAGTGGCATGTGAAGACCACATCTTGGACATTTTACTTGTCCTCCTCCACATCCAAATCCACAGTCACAACATCCTGAATTTTCTATGTCAAATTCACATCCACATATGTCACATGTTACCATATAATTATCATA is a genomic window containing:
- a CDS encoding uroporphyrinogen decarboxylase family protein is translated as MTLREKFSDILDDKNNNEKTIVAPITTINLIKYRQNLDVQFPEAHLNVDDMVKLATAPYNTSKIEGINIPFDMTIESQSFGCEIDMRDGSNMPEVASSPFSKPEDIEIPENFTDSSRMKILFDAMDKINMQYPDVPLIVGVVGPFTLLGQLLGIEDLLKYIKTEYFEIEEAISVITEALIMFCEEIDKHNPSAICICEPSCSCDLLDPKIFKKLIKEEVEYIADSIQSHSILHVCGNSTEIIEDMLTCNYDAISIENIVDLDYVNEQRTKTQSKTKVCGNVSTKTLLLGDKTQINTEVKTALNKGIDIVASSCSVPPYTPEENVHEMIKARDEYYQQ